GCGCGAAGACACGCGCCTGGACGTGTCCGTGTCCGCCGTCGACCGTGAGGCCCTCCTTGTGGCGTGGCTGAATGAGCTGCTCTACCTGCTGGACACCCGCGGCTTCCTGCCGCGGCGGTGCCGCATCGAACGAATCGGCGACACCGAGCTGTCCGCCGAACTCATCGGCGACCAGATCGACCGCGACCGGCACACGCTGCGCCGTTTGGTAAAAGCGGCGACCTACCACGGCCTGCGCCTCGCGCACGCGGACGGACACTGGGAAGCCCGGGTCATCCTCGACCTCTGATGCCCCGACGGGAGAGCGGTCATGCCTGAAGCACCGCCGGCGCTGAGACAGATCGACGCGTACCGCTGGGAGATCCCGGCCGGCGCCGTGCCCGGCATGCGGGTGCCGGGCCGAATCTATGCCGACGAGACGCTCATCGCGCAGATCCGCGAAGACCAATGCCTGACGCAGGTCGCCAACGTGGCGACGCTGCCGGGGATCGTCTACCGTTCGATCGCCATGCCGGACATTCACTGGGGCTACGGATTCCCGATCGGCGGCGTCGCGGCGATGGACCCGGAAACCGGGGTCGTCTCCCCGGGCGGCGTCGGATACGACATCAACTGCGGCGTGCGTCTGCTCTCAACGCACCTCAGCGCAGAGGACATCCGGCCGCACCTCGCCGCGCTGGCCGAGCGGCTGTTCCGCAGCGTGCCGTCAGGGGTCGGCGTGAAGGGCCGCACGCGCCTCGACGCCACCGAGCTCGACGAGGTGCTGGCCAAGGGCGCGGCCTGGGCCGTGCGGCGGGGGCTGGGACGCGCGGGCGACCTTCGGCGCATCGAAGCGGGGGGAACGATCCCCGGTGCGGACCCCGGCCAGGTCAGTCAGCGGGCCAAATCTCGGGGGAGCGACCAGCTCGGCACCCTCGGCTCCGGCAACCATTTCCTCGAGATCCAAGGGATCGACGAGATCTTCGACCCGGCCGCCGGCGGCGCGTTCGGGCTTCGGGAACCCGGCCAGGTGACGATCCTGATCCACTGCGGCTCTCGCGGGCTCGGCCACCAGGTCTGCGACGATTATCTCGCCGTCAGCGCCCGCGCGCTTTCCAAGTACGGCATCTCGCTCCCGGACCGCCAGCTGGCGTGCGTGCCGCTCGCGTCTCCCGAAGGCCAAGCATATCTCGGGGCGATGGCCGCGGCGGCAAATTTCGCGTTCGCGAACCGGCAGGTGATCACCCACCACATTCGCGAGACGTTCGAGCACGTGCTGGGGCAGAGCGCCGAGCGGCTCGGCCTGGACGTCGTGTACGACGTCGCCCACAACGTCGCCAAGATGGAAGATCACGTCGTCGACGGCCGCGCGCGGCGGCTTTGCGTTCACCGGAAGGGGGCGACGCGCGGGTTTCCCGCCGGACATCCGGAGGTGCCCGAGGAGTACCGGAGCGTCGGCCACCCGGTGCTGGTCCCCGGTGACATGGGCCGCTATTCCTACGTGCTGGTCGGGACCGAGACGGCGATGCGTGAGACCTTCGGCTCGACCCCGCACGGGGCCGGACGCGCGCGCAGCCGTGGAGACGCGAAGCGACTGCTGAAAGGCGTCGACGTCGTCGAGACGCTGGCGCGGCGGGGCATCCTGCTGCGGGCGGCGAGCCGTGACCTCGCGGCGGAAGAAGCCTCCGAAGCCTACAAAGACGTCGCCGACGTCGTGCGCGCAAGCGACGGAGCCGGCCTCACGCGCAGGGTGGCCCGGCTCCGTCCGTTGGCCGTCGTCAAGGGATAGCGAAGCCTCTCAGTCGTCGCCGGCAGACTCCGCCTGCGCGGC
This portion of the bacterium genome encodes:
- a CDS encoding archease, whose amino-acid sequence is REDTRLDVSVSAVDREALLVAWLNELLYLLDTRGFLPRRCRIERIGDTELSAELIGDQIDRDRHTLRRLVKAATYHGLRLAHADGHWEARVILDL
- a CDS encoding RtcB family protein translates to MPEAPPALRQIDAYRWEIPAGAVPGMRVPGRIYADETLIAQIREDQCLTQVANVATLPGIVYRSIAMPDIHWGYGFPIGGVAAMDPETGVVSPGGVGYDINCGVRLLSTHLSAEDIRPHLAALAERLFRSVPSGVGVKGRTRLDATELDEVLAKGAAWAVRRGLGRAGDLRRIEAGGTIPGADPGQVSQRAKSRGSDQLGTLGSGNHFLEIQGIDEIFDPAAGGAFGLREPGQVTILIHCGSRGLGHQVCDDYLAVSARALSKYGISLPDRQLACVPLASPEGQAYLGAMAAAANFAFANRQVITHHIRETFEHVLGQSAERLGLDVVYDVAHNVAKMEDHVVDGRARRLCVHRKGATRGFPAGHPEVPEEYRSVGHPVLVPGDMGRYSYVLVGTETAMRETFGSTPHGAGRARSRGDAKRLLKGVDVVETLARRGILLRAASRDLAAEEASEAYKDVADVVRASDGAGLTRRVARLRPLAVVKG